Proteins found in one Acinetobacter sp. XH1741 genomic segment:
- a CDS encoding aromatic/alkene monooxygenase hydroxylase subunit beta, with the protein MTLEIKTSNVEPIRQNYAYIERRFGSKPATRYQEVSFDVQAETNFHYRPLWKPEKTLNDKTHTALQMQDWYAFKDPRQFYYGTYVQHRARLQDTAESNFAFFEKRQLAEHLSDEVKAKVIECLLPFRHVEQTANLHMMSGSAYGYGTVLTQACIYAAMDHLGIAQYISRIGLALDGNSGDSLQQAKQAWMQHPAWQSLRRLCEESLTEQDYFKLFLLQNLVIDGFVTELVYQQFDQWLVTQHARDLAMLTEFMKDTLADLRKWSDTVIKTATAESKHNKQLLNEWFTQSLAQVKAAFTPWATVALTADAVDQAEQAVIERAKKLGLQPLTNA; encoded by the coding sequence ATGACTTTAGAAATCAAAACATCAAATGTCGAACCTATCCGCCAGAACTATGCCTATATCGAAAGACGATTTGGTAGTAAGCCAGCAACTCGATATCAAGAAGTAAGTTTCGATGTACAGGCAGAAACTAACTTCCACTATCGACCATTGTGGAAACCAGAAAAGACTTTAAATGATAAAACCCATACTGCCCTGCAAATGCAAGACTGGTATGCATTTAAAGATCCACGTCAATTCTATTATGGAACTTATGTTCAACACCGTGCGCGTTTACAAGACACCGCCGAAAGTAATTTTGCTTTTTTTGAAAAACGTCAGCTTGCAGAACATTTGTCTGATGAAGTCAAAGCCAAGGTCATTGAATGCCTATTACCATTTCGCCACGTTGAACAAACTGCAAACTTACACATGATGTCTGGCAGTGCCTATGGTTATGGCACCGTGCTGACCCAAGCTTGTATTTATGCCGCGATGGATCATTTAGGAATTGCGCAGTACATCTCACGCATTGGTTTAGCTTTAGATGGCAACAGCGGCGACTCACTACAACAGGCAAAACAGGCTTGGATGCAACATCCGGCATGGCAAAGCTTACGCCGTCTGTGTGAAGAAAGTCTTACCGAGCAAGACTACTTCAAACTTTTCTTATTACAAAACCTTGTGATTGACGGCTTTGTGACAGAGCTTGTCTATCAACAGTTTGATCAGTGGTTAGTCACTCAACATGCTCGTGACTTAGCCATGCTGACTGAGTTTATGAAAGACACTTTAGCTGATTTACGTAAGTGGTCAGACACTGTCATTAAAACTGCCACAGCAGAGTCCAAACACAACAAACAGCTATTAAATGAATGGTTCACTCAATCTCTGGCTCAAGTAAAAGCGGCCTTTACACCTTGGGCAACAGTTGCCTTAACAGCAGATGCGGTCGATCAAGCAGAACAAGCAGTTATTGAACGTGCAAAAAAACTCGGCCTACAACCACTTACAAATGCTTAA
- a CDS encoding phenol hydroxylase subunit, producing MTQPQVEALTKYIRVTGDLNAEFIEFDFAIHDPSLFVELVLPKHAFNDFCKTNQVVEMTQEQQAFNDAQEEKWRYGTEATLVGTQRNSNDHDDQM from the coding sequence ATGACGCAACCTCAAGTCGAAGCATTAACCAAATATATTCGGGTCACTGGCGACTTAAACGCAGAATTTATCGAATTCGATTTTGCTATTCATGACCCAAGTCTATTTGTAGAACTGGTTTTGCCTAAACATGCATTTAATGATTTTTGTAAGACCAATCAAGTGGTTGAAATGACCCAAGAGCAGCAAGCTTTTAATGATGCTCAGGAAGAAAAATGGCGTTATGGCACCGAAGCAACTTTAGTCGGCACGCAACGTAATAGCAACGATCACGATGATCAGATGTAA
- a CDS encoding four-helix bundle copper-binding protein: MNSSQEPNHSLFSQASTSIQACIECMFACKHCASACLQEDHVHMMRECIKHCLTCIETCQLCTSLELRHSELAEQAMQLCASACQLCAAECGKHQHEHCQICAKACLACAKACQAYRA, encoded by the coding sequence ATGAATAGCTCACAAGAACCCAATCATTCCCTGTTTAGTCAAGCATCTACTTCGATTCAAGCTTGCATTGAATGCATGTTTGCTTGTAAGCATTGTGCTTCTGCATGCTTACAAGAAGACCATGTGCATATGATGCGTGAATGCATTAAACACTGTTTGACTTGTATTGAAACCTGTCAACTATGTACATCGTTAGAATTAAGACATTCGGAGCTTGCTGAACAAGCTATGCAATTATGTGCCAGCGCATGCCAACTTTGCGCAGCTGAATGTGGTAAACACCAACATGAGCATTGCCAAATATGTGCAAAAGCTTGTTTAGCATGTGCCAAAGCTTGTCAGGCGTATCGTGCTTAA
- the mobR gene encoding phenol degradation transcriptional regulator MobR, producing the protein MARVKYDTTGRYTDHPQEIHDLLSKLHFDTAHGQIWFDEYRMLLLHTSIMGYLRKDLAHMIGLERTKRFFIRLGYQAGLKDAEVTTKMRPDLNEHDAFMAGPQMHAIRGMVQVQANQLNLSHDKKQFYADLNWLNSFEADVHLEHFGPSDEPACWMLLGYACGYSSFATGMTIIYQEIECKACGDEHCRIIGKPLEEWENADELIQFMSPEPMEKELIALQAELFELKKSIYSDSEADYQLFSSVGKSASYKQVCALLTKAAGSKVSILLQGETGVGKEAFARGVHENSQRKDQPFIAVNCAAIPPELIESELFGVEKGAYTGAHQSRLGKFERANGGTIFLDEVIELSSRAQAALLRILQEGEFERVGDSQTRILDVRVITATNEDLEQAVKTGRFRADLYYRLNIFPVQIPPLRERREDIPLLVEHFLHRFEKMYGKTIQGVSEKTKVFMQQYEWPGNIRELENLLERAVLLTDDQQLIKLNAIFPQIKHDPEQAVTIETDFEQLLQPEFNLEEHEKQLILTALKKANHNVSEAARLLGLTRAALDYRIKKFQL; encoded by the coding sequence ATGGCTCGAGTAAAATACGATACAACGGGACGATATACAGATCATCCGCAAGAAATTCACGATTTGCTGTCTAAACTGCACTTTGATACGGCCCATGGCCAAATCTGGTTTGATGAATATCGAATGCTGCTTTTACACACCAGTATTATGGGATATTTGCGTAAAGACTTAGCACACATGATTGGGCTTGAGCGGACCAAACGTTTCTTTATTCGTTTAGGATATCAAGCTGGGTTAAAAGATGCTGAAGTTACAACAAAAATGCGTCCCGATTTAAATGAACACGATGCTTTTATGGCGGGTCCACAAATGCATGCGATTCGTGGAATGGTGCAAGTACAGGCTAATCAACTTAATTTAAGCCACGATAAAAAACAGTTTTATGCCGATTTAAATTGGCTCAACTCTTTTGAAGCCGATGTGCATTTAGAGCACTTTGGCCCAAGTGATGAACCTGCGTGTTGGATGCTTTTGGGTTATGCATGTGGATATAGTAGTTTTGCGACGGGCATGACCATTATTTATCAAGAAATAGAGTGTAAAGCTTGCGGCGACGAGCATTGCCGTATTATCGGTAAACCTTTAGAAGAGTGGGAAAATGCAGATGAGCTGATTCAGTTCATGTCTCCCGAACCCATGGAAAAAGAACTGATTGCGTTGCAGGCTGAACTGTTTGAACTTAAAAAATCAATTTACAGTGATAGTGAAGCTGATTACCAATTATTTAGTTCTGTGGGTAAGTCAGCCTCTTATAAACAGGTCTGTGCATTATTAACCAAAGCAGCAGGTTCGAAAGTTTCCATTTTGCTACAAGGCGAAACAGGCGTTGGTAAAGAAGCTTTTGCACGAGGGGTGCATGAAAATAGCCAAAGAAAAGACCAACCTTTTATTGCGGTAAATTGTGCAGCGATTCCACCAGAGTTAATTGAATCTGAGTTATTCGGAGTAGAAAAGGGTGCCTATACAGGAGCACATCAATCTCGCTTGGGGAAGTTTGAACGAGCTAATGGCGGTACTATTTTTTTAGATGAAGTGATTGAGCTTTCTTCGCGTGCACAAGCAGCACTATTACGCATTTTGCAAGAAGGTGAATTTGAGCGAGTAGGAGACTCACAAACTCGTATTTTAGATGTCCGTGTAATTACAGCAACTAATGAAGACCTTGAGCAAGCTGTGAAAACAGGCCGCTTTCGGGCAGATTTGTACTATCGTTTAAATATTTTCCCAGTGCAGATTCCACCTTTGCGGGAGCGCCGTGAAGATATTCCTTTACTGGTTGAACACTTTCTTCATCGTTTTGAAAAAATGTACGGCAAAACCATTCAGGGTGTAAGTGAAAAGACCAAAGTTTTTATGCAGCAATATGAATGGCCAGGCAATATTCGTGAGTTGGAAAACTTATTGGAAAGGGCGGTTTTATTAACGGACGATCAGCAGCTGATTAAGTTAAATGCCATTTTCCCACAGATCAAGCATGATCCAGAGCAGGCAGTGACCATAGAAACTGACTTTGAGCAATTATTACAGCCAGAGTTTAATTTAGAAGAACACGAGAAGCAGTTAATTTTAACGGCTTTAAAAAAGGCAAATCATAATGTGTCTGAAGCGGCACGTTTATTGGGGCTAACTCGGGCAGCACTGGATTATCGAATTAAAAAATTTCAGCTTTGA
- a CDS encoding phenol hydroxylase subunit P4, producing MTVRAIHNNYQFEPLDLQKNYGDQFLLYVGWDHHTLFCSAHAMLASPQQTFGQLIEQQITGGFAQHPEFAKIDWSKVQYTLDGQIISPESTKTLAELGFSHKSLLRFVTPKLNGYNDSYV from the coding sequence ATGACTGTTCGCGCGATACATAACAACTATCAATTTGAACCGCTTGATCTGCAAAAAAATTATGGTGATCAATTCTTACTTTACGTGGGTTGGGATCATCACACACTTTTTTGCTCGGCACATGCCATGCTTGCCTCACCTCAACAAACTTTTGGACAGTTGATTGAGCAACAAATTACAGGTGGCTTTGCCCAACATCCAGAATTTGCCAAAATTGATTGGTCAAAAGTGCAATACACCTTAGATGGTCAAATAATCAGTCCTGAGAGTACAAAAACTTTGGCAGAGCTTGGTTTTAGTCACAAGTCATTACTTCGTTTCGTTACGCCAAAGTTAAATGGCTATAACGACAGCTATGTTTAA
- a CDS encoding GFA family protein, with amino-acid sequence MTYTASCLCDGIQLQINSELEPIMVCHCKQCQKAQGAAFAAISQVQKNDLNIVQGENLLQAYFASPNKKRVFCKTCGSPIWSERLDKPDVVRLRVGLINEEIPTQVVSHAFVTSKVKWYPICDNARQYPNGVENS; translated from the coding sequence ATGACTTATACAGCTTCCTGTCTTTGTGATGGGATTCAACTACAAATTAATAGTGAATTAGAACCCATCATGGTCTGTCATTGTAAGCAATGTCAAAAAGCGCAAGGGGCTGCTTTTGCTGCCATTAGCCAAGTACAAAAAAATGATTTGAATATTGTGCAGGGTGAAAACCTGTTACAGGCTTATTTTGCATCGCCTAATAAAAAGAGAGTGTTCTGTAAAACTTGTGGTTCGCCTATCTGGAGTGAGCGTTTAGATAAACCTGATGTGGTGCGTTTAAGGGTAGGGCTCATTAATGAAGAAATACCAACCCAAGTTGTTTCTCATGCTTTTGTCACTTCAAAGGTGAAATGGTATCCAATTTGCGATAATGCTCGACAATATCCAAATGGGGTAGAAAACTCTTAA
- a CDS encoding aromatic/alkene/methane monooxygenase hydroxylase/oxygenase subunit alpha, with amino-acid sequence MTTQTKETSKKLNAKDRYRALTRDLDWDFSYADRKEAFPYEEFEGIKITDWSKWEDPFRLTMDSYWKYQAEKEKKLYAIFDAFAQNNGQMNVSNERYLNAIKLFLTAVTPLEYQAYQGYAHVGRQFSGIGARIASQMQSIDELRHVQTQIHAMSHYNKFFDGFQDWAHMHDRVWYLSVPKSFFEDARSAGPFEFLLAISFAFEYVLTNLLFVPFMSGAAYNGDMATVTFGFSAQSDEARHMTLGLEIVKFLLEQHEDNVPIVQEWIDKWFWRGTRLLSIVGMMMDYMLPNKVMSWKEAWEVYFEQAGGALFKDLSRYGIRMPKYSDVIVKEKEHVSHQAWWIFYNFGHAAGFHTWIPTDEEMDWLSAKYPDTFDKYYRPKWELARKMEAEGKRFYSAGLPQLCQVCQIPMTFTEMGDDPTQFSYRHSIYQGERYHTCSDGCHDIFEREPEKYIQAWLPVNQILQGNCGGGDFETMLRDYYRMNIGADNLDIEGSPDQQRWKKWKGNAA; translated from the coding sequence ATGACAACTCAAACCAAAGAAACCAGCAAAAAATTAAATGCGAAAGATCGTTACCGTGCATTAACTCGTGATCTGGACTGGGATTTTTCCTATGCTGACCGTAAAGAAGCCTTCCCTTATGAAGAATTTGAGGGCATCAAAATTACCGACTGGTCTAAATGGGAAGATCCATTCCGTTTAACGATGGATTCTTACTGGAAATATCAGGCAGAAAAAGAGAAAAAACTTTATGCCATTTTTGATGCCTTTGCTCAAAACAATGGTCAGATGAATGTCAGCAATGAACGCTACTTAAATGCGATCAAGCTCTTTTTAACGGCGGTGACCCCACTTGAATATCAGGCTTATCAAGGCTATGCCCATGTAGGCCGTCAGTTTAGTGGTATTGGTGCACGTATTGCTTCTCAGATGCAATCGATTGATGAGCTGCGTCATGTACAGACTCAAATTCATGCCATGAGCCATTACAACAAGTTCTTTGATGGTTTTCAGGACTGGGCGCATATGCATGACCGCGTTTGGTATTTGTCTGTGCCTAAATCATTTTTTGAAGATGCCCGTTCTGCTGGCCCTTTCGAGTTTTTATTAGCCATTAGTTTTGCTTTTGAATATGTACTTACCAACTTACTGTTTGTGCCGTTTATGTCGGGAGCAGCTTATAACGGCGATATGGCAACCGTAACCTTTGGTTTTAGTGCGCAGTCAGATGAAGCGCGCCACATGACGCTTGGTCTTGAAATCGTGAAATTCTTGCTCGAACAACATGAAGACAACGTGCCGATTGTGCAGGAATGGATTGATAAATGGTTCTGGCGTGGGACGCGTTTACTTTCAATTGTGGGCATGATGATGGATTACATGCTGCCAAACAAAGTGATGTCTTGGAAAGAAGCGTGGGAAGTTTATTTTGAACAGGCAGGCGGTGCGCTATTTAAAGATTTGAGTCGTTATGGCATTCGTATGCCGAAATATAGCGATGTCATTGTGAAAGAAAAAGAGCATGTCTCACATCAGGCATGGTGGATTTTCTACAACTTTGGTCATGCTGCTGGTTTCCATACTTGGATTCCAACCGATGAAGAAATGGATTGGTTATCTGCTAAATATCCAGACACTTTCGATAAATACTACCGTCCAAAATGGGAGTTAGCTCGCAAAATGGAAGCTGAAGGTAAACGCTTCTATAGCGCAGGTTTGCCACAGCTTTGTCAGGTTTGTCAGATACCAATGACCTTTACCGAAATGGGCGATGATCCGACTCAGTTTAGTTATCGCCATAGCATCTACCAAGGCGAACGCTACCACACCTGTTCAGATGGCTGTCATGACATTTTCGAGCGTGAGCCTGAGAAATATATACAAGCATGGCTACCTGTAAATCAAATTTTGCAAGGCAACTGTGGTGGCGGTGACTTCGAAACCATGCTCCGCGATTATTACCGCATGAATATCGGTGCCGACAATCTGGATATTGAAGGTTCACCAGACCAACAGCGCTGGAAAAAATGGAAAGGCAACGCAGCTTAA
- a CDS encoding heavy-metal-associated domain-containing protein, which translates to MNMKLLIENMTCGGCARGVTATIQDIDPNAKVDVDLATKIVTVESSESVDKITEALEEDGFPAKVQ; encoded by the coding sequence ATGAACATGAAACTACTTATTGAAAATATGACTTGTGGCGGCTGCGCTCGCGGTGTAACTGCGACGATTCAAGATATCGACCCAAATGCAAAAGTAGATGTAGATTTAGCGACCAAAATCGTGACTGTTGAAAGCAGTGAAAGCGTCGATAAAATTACCGAAGCGCTTGAAGAAGATGGTTTTCCAGCGAAAGTGCAATAA
- a CDS encoding MmoB/DmpM family protein codes for MSKVYLALQDNDTSRYIIEAIEEDNPEASIQYLPAMIRIESETDLVIKAGTVSEKLGQDWDIQSLQLNMITLGGNVEEDDDTFRLHWN; via the coding sequence ATGTCTAAAGTCTATCTCGCATTACAAGACAACGATACTTCACGCTACATCATCGAGGCGATTGAAGAAGATAACCCTGAAGCGTCAATTCAATATTTACCAGCCATGATTCGCATTGAAAGTGAAACTGATTTGGTGATTAAAGCCGGAACCGTATCTGAAAAACTAGGCCAAGATTGGGACATCCAATCTTTACAACTCAACATGATTACGCTGGGCGGCAACGTCGAAGAAGATGACGATACTTTCCGCCTTCACTGGAATTAA
- a CDS encoding heavy metal translocating P-type ATPase encodes MDSKNTKLPAYSETLPIEGMTCASCVGRVEKALKKVENVEIANVNLATEKAVVYSNQPIQREALVKAVERAGYDVPKAAPVELSIEGMTCASCVARVEKALKKVDGVQEATVNLATEQAWVQADNAVNVEDLIRAVKKAGYDAKASEKNQDEQLDKKASELDQLKKDLIISIVLALPVFILEMGSHLIPAFHMWVMHTIGQYNSWLLQFVLTTLVLVFPGRRFYQKGIPALWRLAPDMNSLVAVGTLAAYSFSVVATFMPHVLPQGTVNVYFEAAAVIVSLILLGRYFEAKAKGRTSQAIQHLVGMQPKTARIQRDGQVVEVAVAEVVSGTIVEIRPGERVPVDGEVVDGHSYIDESMITGEPVPVEKRIGHQVVGGTVNQNGTLNIRATAVGSSSVLSQIIRMVEQAQGSKLPIQGLVDKVTMWFVPAVMLIAAITFLVWFIFGPEPALTFGLVNAVAVLIIACPCAMGLATPTSIMVGTGRGAELGVLFRKGEALQLLQEAQVVAVDKTGTLTEGKPTLTDFNVQSGFEREQVLTLVASVEAKSEHPIAHAIVQAAESEGLNLLPVTAFNSITGSGIEAEVSGQKVQIGADRYMHQLGLDTNSFQTIAAQLGEEGKTPLYVAIDQKLAAIIAVADPIKETTYAAIEALHQLGLKVAMITGDNRHTAQAIAKKLNIDEVVAEVLPDGKVDTVRQLQKQYGRLAFVGDGINDAPALAQADVGLAIGTGTDVAIEAADVVLMSGSLKGVPNAIALSKATMRNIRQNLFWAFVYNVALIPIAAGALYPAFGVLLSPMFAAGAMALSSVFVLGNALRLKRFHAPVQ; translated from the coding sequence ATGGACTCAAAAAACACAAAATTGCCAGCATATAGTGAAACCCTTCCAATCGAAGGCATGACTTGTGCCTCGTGTGTAGGTCGTGTCGAAAAAGCACTTAAGAAAGTTGAAAATGTAGAGATTGCTAACGTTAATTTGGCAACAGAAAAAGCCGTTGTTTATTCAAATCAACCAATCCAGCGCGAAGCACTGGTTAAAGCAGTTGAACGAGCAGGGTACGATGTTCCAAAAGCAGCACCAGTGGAATTGTCTATTGAGGGCATGACCTGTGCATCTTGTGTGGCGCGTGTTGAAAAAGCACTCAAAAAAGTAGACGGCGTTCAAGAAGCCACAGTCAACTTAGCAACAGAGCAAGCGTGGGTGCAGGCAGATAATGCTGTCAATGTCGAAGACCTCATTCGCGCTGTTAAAAAAGCTGGTTACGACGCGAAAGCATCTGAAAAAAATCAAGATGAGCAGCTCGACAAAAAAGCGTCAGAGTTAGATCAACTTAAAAAAGATTTGATCATCTCGATTGTGTTGGCTTTACCTGTGTTTATTCTGGAAATGGGTTCACATCTCATTCCAGCTTTTCACATGTGGGTTATGCACACCATTGGTCAATACAATAGCTGGCTTTTACAATTTGTTTTGACCACCTTAGTACTCGTTTTTCCGGGTCGCCGTTTTTACCAAAAAGGTATTCCAGCCTTATGGCGTTTAGCACCAGATATGAATTCGCTGGTTGCTGTTGGAACCTTGGCTGCCTATAGTTTTTCAGTTGTGGCAACCTTTATGCCGCATGTGTTACCCCAAGGCACGGTCAATGTTTACTTCGAAGCGGCTGCCGTTATTGTCAGTTTAATTTTGCTTGGACGATATTTTGAAGCCAAAGCCAAAGGACGAACCTCGCAAGCGATTCAACATTTAGTTGGAATGCAGCCCAAAACAGCCCGTATTCAGCGTGATGGACAAGTAGTAGAAGTTGCAGTTGCCGAAGTAGTGAGTGGAACTATTGTAGAAATTCGTCCGGGTGAACGTGTGCCAGTTGATGGTGAAGTAGTTGACGGACACAGCTACATTGATGAATCTATGATTACGGGTGAGCCTGTTCCTGTTGAAAAAAGAATAGGCCATCAAGTGGTCGGTGGTACGGTCAATCAAAACGGAACACTGAACATTCGGGCAACCGCAGTGGGTAGCTCGTCTGTACTCTCACAAATTATTCGCATGGTTGAACAAGCTCAAGGTTCTAAACTTCCGATTCAGGGTTTGGTCGATAAAGTCACCATGTGGTTTGTACCGGCTGTCATGCTAATTGCAGCAATCACTTTCTTGGTTTGGTTTATTTTTGGGCCAGAACCCGCGCTGACTTTTGGATTAGTGAATGCTGTTGCTGTACTGATTATTGCGTGTCCTTGTGCGATGGGACTTGCAACGCCAACTTCTATTATGGTCGGTACTGGGCGTGGTGCTGAGTTAGGAGTTCTGTTTCGTAAAGGTGAAGCTTTGCAGCTTTTACAAGAAGCACAGGTCGTTGCAGTTGATAAAACGGGCACACTCACCGAAGGCAAACCGACACTGACAGACTTTAATGTGCAATCAGGTTTTGAGCGTGAACAAGTGCTAACTCTAGTTGCCTCGGTCGAAGCCAAGTCTGAACACCCAATTGCACACGCTATTGTTCAAGCAGCAGAAAGCGAAGGTCTAAACTTATTACCCGTAACAGCATTTAACTCGATTACAGGTTCAGGTATTGAAGCGGAAGTTTCAGGTCAAAAAGTACAAATTGGCGCAGACCGTTATATGCACCAACTTGGTTTAGATACCAACTCATTCCAAACGATTGCTGCTCAATTAGGTGAAGAGGGTAAAACACCGCTATATGTCGCTATTGATCAGAAACTTGCTGCAATTATTGCCGTGGCAGACCCAATTAAAGAAACAACCTATGCTGCGATTGAGGCCTTGCATCAATTAGGCCTCAAGGTTGCCATGATTACAGGAGACAACCGTCATACAGCACAAGCGATTGCTAAAAAGCTGAATATTGATGAAGTTGTGGCAGAAGTTTTACCCGATGGCAAAGTGGACACAGTTCGCCAACTGCAAAAACAATATGGTCGCTTGGCCTTTGTAGGTGATGGTATTAACGATGCACCAGCCTTGGCACAAGCAGATGTTGGCTTAGCCATTGGTACAGGAACAGATGTTGCCATTGAAGCAGCCGATGTTGTGCTGATGTCTGGTAGTTTAAAAGGCGTACCGAACGCAATTGCATTAAGTAAAGCAACCATGCGAAACATACGTCAAAACCTGTTCTGGGCATTTGTATATAACGTTGCTCTAATTCCAATTGCAGCAGGTGCGCTATATCCAGCATTTGGTGTATTACTTTCACCTATGTTTGCAGCAGGCGCGATGGCACTTTCTTCGGTTTTTGTTTTAGGCAATGCATTACGCTTAAAACGTTTTCATGCGCCAGTACAGTAA
- the cueR gene encoding Cu(I)-responsive transcriptional regulator — MNIGQASKHSGISAKMIRYYEEIGLLEAAQRSASGYRIYSETDLKTLNFLKHARELGFSSEQMKELISLWKNTDRQSAEVKALTVKHIAELKQKITHLQEMVNILQASADDCCGNQQASCAILDHIEKGAGVS; from the coding sequence ATGAATATCGGTCAGGCATCCAAACATTCAGGCATTTCGGCGAAAATGATTCGCTACTATGAAGAAATCGGTTTACTTGAAGCCGCTCAGCGTTCTGCTTCTGGCTATCGTATTTATTCAGAAACAGACCTTAAAACTTTAAACTTTTTAAAACACGCTAGAGAGTTAGGTTTTTCATCTGAACAGATGAAAGAACTTATTTCGCTTTGGAAAAACACAGATCGGCAGAGTGCAGAGGTGAAAGCCTTAACTGTAAAACACATTGCCGAATTAAAACAGAAAATTACCCATCTACAAGAGATGGTTAATATTTTGCAGGCTTCAGCCGATGATTGCTGCGGTAACCAGCAAGCTTCATGTGCCATATTAGATCACATTGAAAAAGGTGCGGGTGTAAGCTAA
- a CDS encoding phenol 2-monooxygenase domain-containing protein yields MSYQVTIEPIGTTIEVEEDQTILDAALRQGVWLPFACGHGTCGTCKVQVTDGFYDVGEASPFALMDIERDENKVLACCCKPQSDMVIEADVDEDPDFLGHLVQDYQAIVIEIKDLSPTIKGIRLQLDRSIEFQAGQYINVQFPDIEGTRAFSIANSPSEVGIVELHIRKVEGGAATTYVHEQLAIGDQLDISGPYGQFFVRKSDDQNAIFIAGGSGLSSPQSMILDLLESGDSRTIYLFQGARDLAELYNRELFEQLVKDYPNFRYIPALNAPKAEDQWTGFTGFVHEAVADYFENRCGGHKAYLCGPPIMIDSAISTLMQSRLFERDIHTERFLSAADGAAGQSRSALFKHI; encoded by the coding sequence ATGAGTTATCAAGTCACCATTGAACCGATCGGAACAACGATTGAAGTAGAAGAAGACCAAACCATTTTAGATGCTGCCCTACGCCAAGGCGTTTGGTTACCCTTTGCCTGTGGTCATGGCACTTGCGGGACATGCAAGGTCCAAGTCACCGACGGTTTTTATGATGTTGGTGAAGCCTCGCCATTTGCACTCATGGATATTGAACGTGATGAAAATAAGGTGCTTGCCTGCTGCTGCAAACCACAATCCGATATGGTCATTGAAGCCGATGTCGATGAAGACCCAGATTTCTTAGGTCATTTGGTTCAAGACTATCAAGCGATCGTCATTGAAATAAAAGACTTGTCGCCGACCATTAAAGGAATCCGACTACAACTAGATCGCTCAATCGAATTTCAAGCGGGTCAATATATCAACGTCCAGTTCCCAGATATTGAAGGAACTCGTGCATTTTCAATTGCCAATTCACCAAGTGAAGTCGGCATAGTTGAGCTGCATATTCGTAAAGTTGAAGGTGGTGCGGCGACGACTTATGTACATGAACAGCTTGCCATAGGTGATCAGCTTGATATTTCAGGCCCTTATGGTCAATTTTTTGTACGCAAGTCAGATGATCAAAATGCCATTTTCATTGCAGGTGGTTCAGGTCTTTCAAGTCCACAATCGATGATTTTAGATTTACTTGAATCTGGAGATAGTCGCACGATTTACCTGTTCCAAGGAGCACGAGACTTGGCAGAGCTATATAACCGAGAATTGTTTGAACAGCTCGTAAAAGACTATCCGAACTTCCGCTATATCCCTGCCTTGAATGCACCAAAAGCAGAAGACCAATGGACTGGATTTACCGGATTTGTGCATGAGGCTGTTGCCGATTACTTTGAAAATCGATGTGGTGGACACAAAGCGTATTTGTGCGGTCCTCCAATCATGATTGACTCGGCAATTTCAACACTCATGCAAAGTCGCTTATTCGAACGGGACATTCACACTGAACGTTTCTTAAGTGCAGCCGATGGCGCTGCTGGACAATCGCGTTCGGCTTTATTCAAACATATTTAA